The following DNA comes from Cyanobacteria bacterium GSL.Bin1.
TTCTGGACGACCCGGTTATGGTAATCGGCAATCGCGATTGCCAACGGTCGCCAGTTCGGGTCAGACTGGGGAATTTGTTTTTGCCAGGCTTGCGTTTTACTGAGTTCCCGAAAATCAGGGGCAAGATACTCTAAGAGAATTTCATTGGCTTTTTTACTGCGCACTTGGGTAATGGCAGTAATTGCGGTATTGACCACTTCTGAGTTACGAGAAGACAGGCTATCTTTTGCCAGTGCTAGTCCTTGTTCCCCATAAGTCGCTAACACTTTTGCTGCTTCTTGTCGCACCCGTGGATCGGCATCTCCTAATCCCATACCCACATTATGGAGCATTCCTTCACAACGGGTAACCCCCAAGAGATGGAAGGCCGCTGCCCGCACTTGTGAATCAGGATGCTTTAATTCGCGAGTTGCCATTTCTGCAATCTCCACATCCCTACGATCCGCAATTTTTGCTAACGCTTCTAATCCTACTTTTTTGAGGGAAGGATTCTCATTTTTGAGAATCGGTTCCAGGAGGTACAGTAAATCACGATTTTCAGTTTTAGCAATCACTCGCGCGATCGCGCTCGCCGCTTGTTCTTCCCAAGGCGAGTGCCAAACTTGATCACTCAGTTCTTCAATTTCACGATTGCTGGGGCTGACGGACATTTTCACTGCCAGGGCAGCTAAAAGCCGAATTTTTTGGCTTTCTTCTTGCAGCAGTTGCCGGATCTTCGGCAGGGGAATCGCTTCTTCGTTGGCAATTAAAATTTCTAAAGCAGTGGTCTTTAGGGCAACGCGATCGCTGTCCAAGAATTCTCGAAATTTTTCTAGGGCTTCGGCATCTGCATCTGCACCAAACACATCCACTACGGCTAAGCGAATTGCAGCATCATTCCCACTTTCTTCGAGTAACACTTTCACTTCTGGTAAAAATTGACTCGGTTTTCCTAAACGACGGGCTAATTCCAAGCCTTTCACTTTCGTATAAGGATCGCCATTAATAATTAAATCTTGGATCGCTGTACTCGAACCGGGCGGGAGTTGAGTGCGGTAATTAAATTCATCTAATTCCAGCGTATTGGAACGGATCATGCTCTCTAAGCCTTCGGCGTAGAGTTTGCCCATCGGCAGTCGCGCCAGGAGACCCACTGTCGTGAGAAGAATCGCGATCCCAGCAATTTGCGTGGCACTGAGAAAGGCTTGTGCGACCAGTAAGGAAACACCGGCGAGGGTGAGTCCGACTGCATAGAAGATACCATCGGTCAGCGTGCGCACTCGTCCCGAAAACTCTGGGGGAATCGCATTATAGTTCAGTTGGTGAACGGGCGTTGCTAAGCCTTTATTTAAGGAATCGCCATTGATATTGAGCGCGATCGCGCTTTTGAGATCCCCACGCAGGGCAAATCCCGCTAATGCTGCGAGTGTCACCATGGGATAAGCGACATTCATTCGCGCCACTCCTAACCAGCGGAGTAAGGGACGAGTGACACAAAACAGCGTTGCAATTTGTGTGGTACTGGTAATAATGCGAACTTGTCCCAAAAAACCGGTCAATTCAGCATCTGTAAAATGACTGGCATAGGTACTAAACCAGAGAAACTCCGACATCACATAAATCAGAATGAAGAGAAAGCTGCTGCTGGCTAGGTAAAAAACGAGGGGATAGCGTTGCACTAAATCCGGAAAGGTTTTCAATGATTCAATCAAACCCACCCGTTTGCTGGCGTAACTACTTTCAAGTCGAGGTTGCGAATTTTCTAAATAAATGACTTGCGCGATCGCGATCCCAAAAATCAAAATGACACAAGCGAGTAACTGACGATTATTCAAATACTGTGCCAACAGCGTGGTTAACATCCCACCTAACAAAATCCCCACCGCTTGGGCAATCCCCAAAAATGGGGCATAACGCTTATACTCCAGAGTGGTAAAGTAATCCGTGACGAGGTTGGGATAGAGAATATTGATATATAAATCAAACTGAAAAAACGCTGTAATGCTGATGCAAAAGTATAAAGGGAGCGTGTTGAAATTCAGCAGGAAACAGAAAACTGTAAAAAAAAGAATCGACCCGACAAGCACGTATTGAAACAAGCGCACCCGACTAAAGCGATCAATGATTTGAGAAACACCACCATAAGCCAAAGTTGAGAAAAGCCCTAGCAAAATAAAAGAAAGCGGAAGATACTCAGCACCAGCGTTACTCAGGAAAAGCGAGTTCGCAATATTCATTGCCATGATGCTATAAGTCAGCATCGTCACTGCAAGCAAGAGAAATTGCGTGAGACGGTTCACTTTCCAAGTGGAGAGATTGAAGCGTTGTTCCACAAACGGGTTGATCATTGAAGACAGATTAGGGTTGAGAGAGCGGAAAAAAGTGATTTAAGTGAGTCCATTAACTGGCATCTAGAACAGGTTAAAATTTCTTTCCTGGTCGAAGGCGCAACTATAACTTTCTCGACTTGAATTCCCATCGTAGCTTAAACGTAGCCCTTTTGCGACTTTTTTTGCAGGGAGTTTTTTACCCATTTTAGGCGTGTAACAATCAATACTTAAGCCAATCATCAATTGGTTCAAGCTAGCCTAATTGTGCAATCTCCTTTCTCCAATTCAGAAAGATTTCAAATTTGTGAAAATCACAACTAAATTTTGACAAGAGTTTTTACGATTTGTGCTCTTTCAGCTAAAGACTACTGATCTTGGTTGAAGTACTATTGACTCTTAATCGGTTGTTAAAGCCAGTTTGTTACAATCTCATAGAAAAGGAGATTTTAAGCTATAAATAATGTTCAGTGAGAACATCTCTATCTTCAATTGATATTCATAGTAAGGAGTAGCGGGTGTGGCGAAAACTGCCAAGTCTTTGATTATTGCTTCAGTTGAAGCCTATAGTGGGAAGTCAGCAACTATTCTCGGGCTTGCCCACCAATTACAAAATAAACAACTGACCCTTAGCTATAGCAAGCCAGTTGGAAGTTATCTACACCAAGAAAACGCTGAGACTGTTGAGGACGATGTGCAGTTCATTGCCCAGGCTTTACAGTTACCGCCTCAACAAGTGGGAACTCCTTTAATTAATTTATCTCATTCAGTCATTACAGAGAGAACAAAAACGCTTCAACTTGCCGATTATTCCCAAGCCCTTAAAGATCACTTTGATCGCTTCGATAGTGAACTACGATTGATTGAAGCCCCTCCGACTCTTGCTGAAGGCAGTTTATTTAATCTTTCGACCCAGCAGATATCGGAAACCTTAAATGCTCCTATTCTACTAGTGATTCGTTACCATTCACTACTTGTTTTGGATCAAGTTTTGGCTGCCCAGAAGCAACTTAGAGATCAATTATTAGGGGTGGTGATTAATGATGTTCCTCCAGAAGCAGAAATGGAAATTAATGATGAAGTCAAACCCTTTTTAGAAAAGCAAGGTGTACCCGTTTTTGGGATTCTTCCGCAAAGTGCTTTGTTGCACAGTGTAAGTGTTCGGGAGCTGACAAAGCAATTATCAGCAGACGTACTCTGTCGCGAAGATCGCCTGGATTTAATGGTAGAACGGCTAACTATTGGGGCGATGAATGTGAATTCAGCCTTGAAGTATTTTCGCAAAGGGAAGAACTTAGCTGTTGTCACTGGCGGCGATCGCAGCGATTTACAATTAGCCGCTCTCGAAACTTCTGCCCATTGCTTAATCTTAACCGGTCATGTGCCACCGCAAGATTTTATTCTCTCTCGTGCCGAAACCTTAGAAGTTCCGATTCTTGCAGTTGAGTTTGATACCCTAACTACAGTAGAAGTTGCAGAACGCACATTTAAGCAAGTTCGGATTCAAGAACCGATCAAAGTCCGATTCATCCAAGACTTAATGAGTCAACGCTTTGATATTAAGCGTCTGATTGATGAACTTGGTGTCCAGTCTGTTTGATCTTTTGCTGAAACGATTAACCACCCAAAACCATGCAAACGCTATCTAACCCTCAAACTACTCCTGCTTTTGATACCACAATCCATCGTCGTCAGACTCGCCCAGTGCGTGTTGGAGATATCACCATTGGTGGCGGTCATCCGGTGGTTGTTCAGTCCATGATTAACGAAGATACCCTTGACGTTGAAGGGTCAGTTAATGGCATTCGTCGCCTTCACGAAATTGGCTGTGAAATTGTCCGCGTTACGGTTCCTAGTATGGCTCATGCTAGGGCATTGGCTGATATTAAAACTCGTCTGCACGAAACTTATCAGCTGGTTCCTCTGGTTGCCGATGTGCATCATAATGGCATGAAAATTGCCCTAGAAGTAGCAAAGCACGTCGATAAAGTCCGGATTAATCCTGGGCTGTATGTCTTTGAAAAGCCTAAATCGGATCGTACCGAATACACTCAAGCTGAATTTGATGAAATTGGGGCAAAAATTCGAGAAACCTTAGAACCGCTCGTTATTTCCTTGCGCGATCAAGGGAAAGCGATGCGCATTGGCGTTAATCATGGTTCTCTTGCCGAACGGATGCTATTTACCTATGGGGATACCCCAGAAGGCATGGTCGAGTCTGCACTAGAATTTATTAAAATTTGTGAATCTCTTAACTACTACAATCTCATCATCTCCCTAAAAGCCTCCCGTGTTCCCGTCATGTTAGCGGCTTACCGCTTGATGGTTAAACGCATGGATGAGTTAGGAATGGATTACCCACTTCATCTCGGGGTGACTGAAGCCGGAGATGGTGAATATGGACGGATCAAATCCACTGCTGGGATTGGAACGTTATTAGCTGAGGGCATTGGCGATACGATTCGGGTGTCTCTCACTGAACCCCCTGAGAAAGAAATTCCCGTCTGCTACAGTATCTTGCAATCGTTAGGACTCCGCAAAACCATGGTAGAATACGTGGCTTGTCCCTCCTGCGGTCGCACCTTATTTAACCTCGAAGAAGTTTTAGAAAAAGTCCG
Coding sequences within:
- a CDS encoding cyclic nucleotide-binding domain-containing protein encodes the protein MINPFVEQRFNLSTWKVNRLTQFLLLAVTMLTYSIMAMNIANSLFLSNAGAEYLPLSFILLGLFSTLAYGGVSQIIDRFSRVRLFQYVLVGSILFFTVFCFLLNFNTLPLYFCISITAFFQFDLYINILYPNLVTDYFTTLEYKRYAPFLGIAQAVGILLGGMLTTLLAQYLNNRQLLACVILIFGIAIAQVIYLENSQPRLESSYASKRVGLIESLKTFPDLVQRYPLVFYLASSSFLFILIYVMSEFLWFSTYASHFTDAELTGFLGQVRIITSTTQIATLFCVTRPLLRWLGVARMNVAYPMVTLAALAGFALRGDLKSAIALNINGDSLNKGLATPVHQLNYNAIPPEFSGRVRTLTDGIFYAVGLTLAGVSLLVAQAFLSATQIAGIAILLTTVGLLARLPMGKLYAEGLESMIRSNTLELDEFNYRTQLPPGSSTAIQDLIINGDPYTKVKGLELARRLGKPSQFLPEVKVLLEESGNDAAIRLAVVDVFGADADAEALEKFREFLDSDRVALKTTALEILIANEEAIPLPKIRQLLQEESQKIRLLAALAVKMSVSPSNREIEELSDQVWHSPWEEQAASAIARVIAKTENRDLLYLLEPILKNENPSLKKVGLEALAKIADRRDVEIAEMATRELKHPDSQVRAAAFHLLGVTRCEGMLHNVGMGLGDADPRVRQEAAKVLATYGEQGLALAKDSLSSRNSEVVNTAITAITQVRSKKANEILLEYLAPDFRELSKTQAWQKQIPQSDPNWRPLAIAIADYHNRVVQKVLYILSCLGHSRTVNTVSRAFNSTNPREVANAVEVLATLPQRRFALPLMPILEEMGQPQPKPTPSRSTSPAWLRSKGYKLLLEALEARDRWIRIGALIVMATVPFALMKDPDPLVKNTAQQLFLPILHRPSLQNVLMNRLLLLKNVALFKNLSLEELLLIDKALEQQQVLAGQTIFSEGKWGTHLYIIAEGSVRIVKDFDGESQDLRHLSVGEYFGEVSLFDEAPHWESAIALQDCTLLKLEKSRFISVISQRPHIILEICRFLSQRLRETDKFRPSSKRLLPPSEEMEVAQQQK
- a CDS encoding AAA family ATPase; translation: MAKTAKSLIIASVEAYSGKSATILGLAHQLQNKQLTLSYSKPVGSYLHQENAETVEDDVQFIAQALQLPPQQVGTPLINLSHSVITERTKTLQLADYSQALKDHFDRFDSELRLIEAPPTLAEGSLFNLSTQQISETLNAPILLVIRYHSLLVLDQVLAAQKQLRDQLLGVVINDVPPEAEMEINDEVKPFLEKQGVPVFGILPQSALLHSVSVRELTKQLSADVLCREDRLDLMVERLTIGAMNVNSALKYFRKGKNLAVVTGGDRSDLQLAALETSAHCLILTGHVPPQDFILSRAETLEVPILAVEFDTLTTVEVAERTFKQVRIQEPIKVRFIQDLMSQRFDIKRLIDELGVQSV
- the ispG gene encoding (E)-4-hydroxy-3-methylbut-2-enyl-diphosphate synthase — its product is MQTLSNPQTTPAFDTTIHRRQTRPVRVGDITIGGGHPVVVQSMINEDTLDVEGSVNGIRRLHEIGCEIVRVTVPSMAHARALADIKTRLHETYQLVPLVADVHHNGMKIALEVAKHVDKVRINPGLYVFEKPKSDRTEYTQAEFDEIGAKIRETLEPLVISLRDQGKAMRIGVNHGSLAERMLFTYGDTPEGMVESALEFIKICESLNYYNLIISLKASRVPVMLAAYRLMVKRMDELGMDYPLHLGVTEAGDGEYGRIKSTAGIGTLLAEGIGDTIRVSLTEPPEKEIPVCYSILQSLGLRKTMVEYVACPSCGRTLFNLEEVLEKVRAATSHLTGLDIAVMGCIVNGPGEMADADYGYVGKQAGYIALYRGREEIKRVPEEQGVEELINLIKEDGRWVDPE